A window from Branchiostoma lanceolatum isolate klBraLanc5 chromosome 9, klBraLanc5.hap2, whole genome shotgun sequence encodes these proteins:
- the LOC136442095 gene encoding transmembrane channel-like protein 1 — protein MASAPSITPREDSSGGYDVESLHSLGSEYQSTHTNFSQDCDEAIYREWGLRPKGYDSDQGTPQGKRRADQGTPQGKRRADQGTPQGKRRADQGTPQGKRRADQGTPLSKRRVEQGTPLSKRRAEQGTPQGKQRADQGSRRGQLKSQSNVASIESFEETKIDVVEEQGGPARMWRSAAGRVMQEGRRRSRLDRRRVRRMSRVEEGVLKKLLPKDEESDWCVREVHSIDLFVVGGNVAMPVLVPLNVNVRSLDHRPARMSHISIRKCQRENLDYLRRNFSCKDRSAYPMDSDDVLKPGASDEEATEEEILENIQRQKEIIEAIRKQPWRMKKKLKTLKVAQDYLEKYEGKLSKSRGYQEATERVWKKIRRELANFASFFIPWDTRIKTIESYFGSVVASYFIFLRWLFWINIALSILMLSFVVLPELLVGLPYGSLPRKAVPEPEMHRAENIATIWDFGGYMKFSVLFYGYYSNRKSIGSGYQLPLAYFLTGIGIFVYSFAVILRKMAKNSRMAKLSTEDDQFTFCWKVFCGWDYLIGQSDTADNKFAAISTGIREAILEEEEKNKDERRCLILILRILANFMIVILLAGSGYAIQLVVERSEQFEKMDQALLNWWEQNEVSMVVSIITMVFPVFFDLIGQMEKYHPRVMLQWQLARIMVLNLGNLYTLMIALFKKVNNLAEEARKARVALDTLHQVSENASWALQNVTASGMIQEILQLDEHMLASANDTQVVEALTRLAGIKEQCWETIVGQEMYKLSVFDMVATLVTTIIVDFLRGLFVRFANYCWCWDLEAKIPGYGEFGVAENVLHLIYNQGMIWMGAFFAPCLPVLNVLKLIALMYFRSWAVIMCNTPHQRVFRASRSNNFYFVLLLIMLFLSMLPTGYVMVSIEPSRNCGPFSGRRRMFDIISDTVKEQFPAWLTTVLSYMSTAGVILPVFMLLVMAIYYLESLVRSYKEANNDLRIQLQYERTEGKKKVYEMSAAKNDQSDGSGSSHVRSRHKAQVPNGRLPPGTPLPRFGPKAGSRGPGGSVGFQRAFSPQVRFLPVRQYVNPYEGVILTPHHQQMVQSQPHQRFRRVQYTPQPGTRLVAVPMGHTAGRGPQPHPQPHPQSHPQAPPGGFAQQRRMTTGRLSARGAASILVPEGYQLVQVHADAGDEAPSSQETSFVDDDFDSIG, from the exons ATGGCGTCCGCACCCAGTATAA CTCCCAGAGAAGACTCCAGTGGTGGTTATGACGTAGAATCGCTGCACTCCCTGGGCTCGGAGTACCAGAGCACCCACACGAACTTCAGTCAAGACTGCGACGAAGCCATCTACCGGGAATGGGGACTGAGGCCCAAAGGTTACGACAGCGACCAGGGTACGCCCCAGGGAAAACGGCGGGCCGATCAAGGCACGCCCCAGGGAAAACGCCGGGCCGACCAGGGTACGCCCCAGGGAAAACGCCGGGCCGACCAGGGTACGCCCCAGGGGAAACGCCGGGCCGACCAGGGTACGCCCCTGTCAAAGCGCAGAGTGGAACAGGGTACGCCCCTGTCAAAACGCAGAGCGGAACAGGGTACGCCCCAGGGAAAACAAAGAGCCGACCAGGGTTCTCGAAGGGGCCAACTAAAATCTCAATCCAACGTGGCTTCTATTGA GAGCTTCGAGGAGACGAAGATTGATGTGGTTGAGGAGCAGGGCGGACCGGCCCGTATGTGGCGGAGCGCGGCGGGGAGAGTGATGCAGGAGGGCCGCAGGAGGAGTCGGCTGGACCGGCGGAGGGTCCGGAGGATGAGCCGGGTGGAGGAGGGTGTGTTGAAGAAGCTGCTCCCCAAGGACGAAGAAAGTGACTGGTGCGTAC GAGAGGTCCATTCTATTGACCTGTTCGTGGTGGGAGGGAACGTCGCCATGCCTGTCCTGGTCCCGTTGAACGTGAATGTCCGCTCGCTTGACCACCGGCCAGCTCGCATGTCACACATATCCATCCGGAAATGTCAGCGGGAGAACCTAGACTACCTCCGGCGGAACTTCAGCTGCAAGGACCGGTCGGCTTACCCAAT GGACAGCGATGATGTATTAAAGCCCGGTGCTAGTGACGAGGAAGCGACAGAAGAAGAAATTCTGGAGAACATCCAGAGGCAGAAGGAGATCATCGAAGCCATCCGCAAACAGCCGTGGAGGATGAAGAAGAAGCTCAAAACACTTAA AGTCGCCCAGGACTATCTGGAAAAGTACGAGGGGAAACTGTCAAAGAGCAGAGGATACCAAGAGGCAACGGAGAGG GTTTGGAAGAAAATTCGGAGAGAACTGGCAAACTTTGCATCATTCTTCATCCCATGGGATACCAGGATAAAAACGATAGAaa GTTACTTCGGATCGGTGGTGGcatcatatttcattttcctGCGGTGGCTGTTCTGGATAAACATCGCCTTGTCCATTTTGATGCTGTCATTTGTGGTTCTACCAGAG CTTCTCGTGGGATTACCGTACGGCTCTTTACCGAGAAAGGCGGTACCAGAACCAGAAATGCACCGTGCAGAAAACATCGCGACTATTTGGGATTTTGGG GGCTATATGAAGTTCTCTGTGCTGTTCTACGGGTACTACAGTAACCGGAAGTCCATCGGCAGTGGGTACCAGTTACCGCTGGCGTACTTCCTGACGGGGATAGGCATCTTTGTGTACAGCTTCGCCGTCATTCTCAGAAA GATGGCGAAGAACTCCCGGATGGCGAAGCTCTCGACTGAAGATGACCAGTTCACGTTCTGCTGGAAGGTGTTCTGTGGGTGGGACTACCTGATAGGGCAGTCGGACACCGCGGACAACAAGTTTGCCGCCATCTCCACAGGAATCAGG GAGGCTATTCTTGAAGAAGAGGAAAAGAATAAAGACGAAAGAAG ATGTCTGATCCTGATCCTCCGGATCCTGGCGAACTTCATGATCGTGATCCTGCTGGCGGGAAGCGGGTACGCGATCCAGCTGGTGGTGGAGAGATCCGAGCAGTTTGAGAAGATGGATCAGGCTCTGCTCAACTGGTGGGAACAGAATGAG GTCTCCATGGTAGTGTCAATCATCACCATGGTGTTCCCTGTGTTCTTCGACCTCATTGGTCAGATGGAGAAGTACCACCCCCGCGTCATGCTGCAGTGGCAGCTGGCGAGGATCATGGTCTTGAACTTGGGTAACCTTTACACGCTGATGATCGCGCTCTTCAAGAAGGTCAATAACCTG GCTGAAGAAGCAAGGAAAGCAAGGGTAGCTCTGGATACTTTGCACCAAGTGTCGGAG AACGCCAGCTGGGCTCTTCAGAACGTGACGGCATCAGGCATGATCCAGGAGATCCTTCAGCTCGATGAACACATGCTGGCGAGCGCCAACGACACGCAGGTGGTGGAAGCTCTCACCAGGCTGGCTGGAATCAAGGAGCAATGCTGGGAAACCATCGTGGGACAG GAAATGTACAAACTATCTGTGTTTGACATGGTCGCCACCCTGGTGACCACCATCATAGTGGACTTCCTCCGCGGGCTGTTTGTGAGGTTTGCTAACTACTGTTGGTGCTGGGACTTGGAGGCCAAGATT CCCGGCTACGGTGAGTTTGGTGTTGCCGAGAATGTGCTACACCTCATCTACAATCAAGGGATGATCTG GATGGGGGCGTTTTTTGCTCCTTGCCTGCCTGTCCTGAACGTGCTGAAGCTGATCGCTCTCATGTATTTCCGGAGCTGGGCGGTCATCATGTGTAACACGCCTCACCAGCGGGTCTTCCGCGCCTCCAGGTCCAACAACTTCTACTTCGTCCTGCTGCTCATCATGTTGTTTCTGAGCATGCTCCCAACGGGCTACGTCATGGTGTCTATAGAACCTTCCAGGAACTGTGGACCGTTTAG CGGCAGGCGGCGGATGTTCGACATCATCTCGGACACGGTAAAGGAACAGTTCCCGGCCTGGCTCACCACCGTCCTCAGCTACATGAGCACTGCAGGGGTCATACTGCCTGTCTTCATGCTACTTGT AATGGCGATATACTATCTAGAGTCTTTGGTTCGATCGTACAAAGAGGCCAACAACGATCTAAGGATACAGCTACAATAC GAAAGGACAGaaggaaaaaagaaagtttACGAAATGTCCGCGGCGAAGAACGACCAGAGTGACGGTTCGGGATCCAGCCATGTCAGGTCAAGACACAAGGCACAGGTTCCGAACGGCCGTCTTCCCCCGGGCACGCCACTGCCGAGGTTCGGGCCCAAGGCCGGGTCCCGAGGGCCAGGCGGGTCTGTTGGGTTCCAGAGGGCGTTCTCCCCTCAAGTCAG GTTCCTTCCCGTGAGGCAGTACGTCAACCCGTACGAAGGTGTGATCCTGACCCCCCACCACCAGCAGATGGTACAGTCCCAGCCCCACCAGCGGTTCCGCCGGGTGCAGTACACCCCCCAGCCGGGCACCCGGCTCGTGGCAGTCCCCATGGGCCACACGGCTGGCAGGGGCCCACAGCCGCACCCACAGCCACACCCACAATCGCATCCACAGGCGCCGCCTGGCGGGTTCGCCCAGCAAAG ACGAATGACGACAGGAAGACTTTCCGCTCGAGGAGCGGCCTCCATTCTCGTTCCCGAGGGCTATCAGCTGGTACAGGTCCATGCGGACGCTGGGGACGAGGCTCCCTCCTCCCAGGAGACCTCCTTCGTAGACGACGACTTTGACAGCATCGGATAG